From the Sphingomonas aliaeris genome, one window contains:
- a CDS encoding sugar ABC transporter ATP-binding protein — protein sequence MVNTPLLALRGIAKVWPNGTVALRGVDLEVRPGRVHGLLGANGAGKSTLIKILAGAVPASGGTIAWRGDDVRWRTPRDARAAGIATLYQHIPLVPTLSALDNILLEQRRGWRGDAAMRSKAAAIVATLGDPFDLDDMVGDLPIGARQMVAMAQALIGDPALVILDEPTAALGEQERETAYRMIRRLAAEGRAVLFISHFLDEIVALTDEVTVLRDGQAVLRAETASLDEAAIAAAIAGRSVGAMTRSTTRKKLSGAMLDVSDLRSPGRLASTSLAVGAGEIVGIAGLLGSGRSELLHAIFGADPAASGKIVVDGSKVTLAPEYTVAAGIALLPEDRARQGFVAQMTIAENIALPRRGTLIDRAGEDAAARAAIARLAIKAAGPEALVGELSGGNAQKVVIAKWLVPGTRVLLLDEPTAGIDIGARTDILELIRALADDGLAVVLVSSEFEELLAISDRILVMRDGAVVRDIADPTTLDEAALIQLAGGSQARWEDAA from the coding sequence ATGGTGAATACCCCGCTCCTCGCCCTGCGCGGTATCGCGAAGGTATGGCCGAACGGTACGGTCGCGCTGCGCGGGGTCGATCTGGAGGTGCGGCCGGGTCGCGTTCACGGCTTGCTCGGCGCGAACGGGGCGGGCAAGTCGACCTTGATCAAGATTCTCGCGGGCGCGGTGCCGGCGAGCGGCGGTACGATCGCGTGGCGCGGCGACGATGTGCGGTGGCGGACGCCGCGCGATGCGCGTGCCGCGGGAATCGCCACATTGTACCAGCACATCCCGCTCGTCCCGACGCTCAGCGCGCTCGACAATATCCTGCTCGAACAGCGCCGTGGCTGGCGTGGCGACGCGGCGATGCGCAGTAAGGCGGCGGCAATCGTCGCGACCCTGGGCGACCCGTTCGATCTGGATGATATGGTCGGCGATCTGCCGATCGGTGCGCGTCAGATGGTCGCGATGGCGCAGGCGCTGATCGGCGACCCCGCTCTGGTCATTCTGGACGAGCCGACCGCGGCACTCGGCGAACAGGAACGCGAAACCGCCTACCGGATGATCCGGCGGCTGGCGGCGGAGGGCCGGGCGGTGCTGTTCATCTCGCACTTCCTCGATGAGATCGTCGCCCTTACCGATGAGGTCACGGTGCTGCGCGACGGGCAGGCGGTGTTGCGCGCCGAAACCGCGTCGCTTGACGAAGCTGCCATCGCCGCGGCGATCGCCGGCCGGTCGGTCGGCGCGATGACCCGGTCCACCACACGGAAGAAGCTGTCGGGCGCGATGCTCGACGTGAGCGATCTTCGCTCGCCGGGCCGGCTGGCATCGACGTCGCTTGCGGTGGGTGCGGGCGAGATCGTCGGGATTGCCGGTTTGCTCGGGTCGGGGCGCAGCGAATTGCTCCACGCGATCTTCGGCGCGGATCCAGCGGCGAGCGGCAAGATCGTCGTCGATGGTTCCAAAGTGACGCTCGCGCCGGAATACACGGTCGCGGCGGGAATCGCGCTCCTTCCGGAAGATCGCGCGCGGCAGGGGTTCGTGGCGCAGATGACGATCGCCGAGAATATCGCGCTGCCGCGGCGCGGCACGTTGATCGATCGCGCGGGCGAGGACGCTGCCGCGCGCGCCGCTATCGCCCGCCTCGCGATCAAGGCCGCAGGCCCCGAGGCGCTGGTCGGCGAGCTTTCGGGCGGGAACGCGCAAAAGGTCGTGATCGCCAAGTGGCTCGTGCCCGGCACGCGCGTCCTGCTGCTCGACGAACCGACCGCGGGGATCGATATCGGGGCGCGGACCGATATTCTCGAACTAATCCGCGCGCTTGCCGACGATGGCCTGGCGGTGGTGCTGGTCAGTTCCGAGTTCGAGGAATTGCTTGCCATATCGGACAGGATCCTCGTCATGCGCGACGGCGCGGTGGTGCGCGACATCGCCGATCCGACGACGTTAGACGAGGCGGCCTTGATCCAGCTGGCGGGTGGCAGCCAGGCGCGTTGGGAGGATGCCGCGTGA
- a CDS encoding Gfo/Idh/MocA family protein, with amino-acid sequence MIIGTGGIVRDAHLPAYREAGFAVSGVYDPDRDRAGALAGKWGIQTVFASLEDAAGADAVFDVAAPPLTHHEILAALPHGATVLLQKPMGLDLAAATAIRDVCADRGLTASVNFQLRYSAMMLAVADAVSRNMLGKLTEIEVQINLATPWHLFPHLQGNPRVEIVSHSIHYLDAIRALVGNPTSVFARSYGHPSSTLADTRTSIILDYGATLRVLLSINHHHDFGREFQAAQFRVEGSEGAAVAKLGVLLDYPAGEPDELWMVARGAAWEQVPLAGAWFPDAFIGPMANLQRFAAGEDDILCTAVDDAWQTMALVEACYRSGDQPGTPLPIMRTEP; translated from the coding sequence GTGATCATCGGGACCGGTGGGATCGTAAGGGACGCGCATCTTCCGGCTTATCGTGAGGCCGGATTCGCGGTTTCCGGTGTCTACGATCCGGACCGGGACCGCGCGGGGGCGCTGGCGGGCAAATGGGGTATCCAGACCGTCTTCGCGTCACTCGAAGACGCGGCGGGCGCCGACGCGGTGTTCGATGTCGCAGCCCCGCCGCTCACGCACCACGAGATCCTCGCCGCGCTACCGCATGGCGCCACGGTGCTGCTGCAAAAGCCCATGGGGCTCGATCTCGCCGCGGCGACGGCGATACGCGATGTTTGCGCGGATCGGGGACTGACGGCTTCGGTCAATTTCCAGTTGCGCTATTCGGCGATGATGCTTGCCGTGGCGGACGCCGTTTCGCGAAACATGCTCGGCAAATTGACCGAGATCGAGGTACAGATCAACCTCGCCACGCCGTGGCATCTCTTTCCGCATCTGCAAGGCAATCCGCGGGTCGAGATCGTCAGCCATTCAATCCATTATCTCGATGCGATCCGCGCGCTCGTCGGCAATCCGACATCGGTTTTCGCACGCAGTTACGGCCATCCGTCCAGCACGCTGGCCGACACGCGCACATCGATCATCCTCGATTACGGCGCGACGTTGCGCGTGTTGCTGTCGATCAACCACCATCACGATTTCGGGCGCGAATTCCAGGCGGCGCAGTTCCGCGTCGAAGGAAGCGAGGGTGCTGCGGTCGCCAAGCTTGGCGTGCTGCTCGACTATCCCGCTGGCGAGCCGGATGAATTGTGGATGGTCGCGCGCGGGGCGGCCTGGGAGCAGGTGCCGCTGGCCGGCGCATGGTTCCCCGACGCTTTTATCGGCCCGATGGCCAATCTCCAGCGCTTCGCAGCGGGGGAGGACGACATCCTGTGTACTGCCGTCGACGACGCCTGGCAGACGATGGCGTTGGTCGAGGCCTGTTACCGATCGGGCGATCAGCCCGGCACTCCCTTACCCATCATGAGGACCGAACCTTGA
- a CDS encoding sugar ABC transporter substrate-binding protein, with product MTALVAIVASGSLIGVRTAARAANGSVAVGAAGGPRYGLSTVGLSYPFAAAIAKGFGDAAARAGATAVILDAKGDVQKQANDIDDLIAQRVAGIAVMPLDSVVAQGWVQRAGRAGVPIAAVAALVGDPRTRRVEDVYPGLVALASQDEVAAGRSAGQLAARLLPKDRPARIAIIEGAAGFPEVEQRARGFRQALDAAGAHYAIVAAQPGNWTSEGGEAACQNILAAQPGIDLFYNEADDMVVGCARAVRAAGSKARLIGVGGSKLAIASIKAGAVDGTVCFKPEALGALAFQALASPGGDRFRTYPIPAVTRATVQQCVGQW from the coding sequence ATGACGGCTTTGGTCGCGATCGTCGCGAGCGGTTCGCTCATCGGCGTGCGCACCGCGGCCCGCGCGGCGAACGGGTCGGTCGCGGTCGGCGCAGCGGGTGGGCCACGCTATGGGCTATCGACCGTAGGGCTCAGCTACCCCTTCGCCGCGGCGATCGCCAAGGGCTTTGGTGATGCTGCGGCGCGTGCGGGTGCGACCGCAGTCATCCTGGATGCCAAGGGCGATGTGCAGAAACAGGCCAACGATATCGACGACCTGATTGCGCAGCGCGTCGCCGGCATCGCGGTGATGCCGCTGGATTCGGTCGTCGCGCAGGGGTGGGTGCAGCGCGCAGGGCGCGCCGGCGTACCGATCGCAGCAGTCGCGGCGCTGGTCGGCGATCCTCGCACCCGGCGGGTGGAGGATGTCTATCCGGGCTTGGTCGCGCTGGCATCGCAGGACGAAGTCGCCGCAGGCCGGTCCGCCGGTCAACTTGCGGCAAGACTGCTGCCGAAGGACCGCCCGGCCCGCATCGCGATCATTGAAGGCGCGGCGGGCTTTCCGGAAGTAGAGCAGCGCGCGCGGGGCTTTCGCCAGGCGCTGGACGCGGCGGGCGCACATTATGCGATCGTCGCCGCGCAGCCGGGCAACTGGACGAGCGAGGGGGGCGAGGCCGCGTGCCAGAACATCCTCGCGGCGCAACCCGGGATCGACCTGTTCTACAACGAAGCGGACGACATGGTGGTCGGTTGTGCCCGCGCCGTCCGTGCCGCCGGGTCAAAGGCCCGGTTGATCGGTGTCGGCGGATCGAAGCTCGCTATCGCGTCGATCAAGGCCGGCGCCGTCGATGGCACGGTATGCTTCAAGCCCGAAGCGCTCGGCGCACTTGCGTTCCAGGCGCTTGCCAGTCCCGGCGGCGATCGTTTTCGGACCTATCCGATCCCGGCGGTCACCCGTGCCACGGTGCAGCAATGCGTCGGGCAATGGTGA
- a CDS encoding SDR family oxidoreductase, which produces MTDLTGKTAFVTAAAQGIGRASALALASAGARVIATDVNAAALAGLEGPGIETRRLDVLDAAAVAACAADPVDILFNCAGVVHGGNVLETSDEDLDFAWALNVKAMTRMCRAVLPGMVARGGGAIINMSSVASSVKGVPNRFAYSVSKAAVIGLTKSVAADFVDKNIRVTAICPGTVETPSLHDRLGAGGDYEGARAAFIARQPIGRIGQPEEIADLVVYLAGATYTTGQVQIIDGGWAL; this is translated from the coding sequence TTGACCGACCTGACCGGAAAGACAGCATTCGTCACCGCCGCCGCACAGGGTATCGGCCGCGCCTCCGCGCTGGCGCTCGCCTCGGCGGGCGCGCGCGTGATTGCCACCGACGTCAACGCGGCCGCGTTGGCCGGGCTTGAAGGGCCGGGCATCGAAACGCGCCGGCTCGACGTGCTCGATGCGGCTGCGGTCGCGGCGTGTGCTGCTGACCCGGTCGACATCCTGTTCAATTGTGCGGGTGTCGTTCACGGCGGCAACGTACTCGAAACCAGCGACGAAGATCTCGACTTCGCCTGGGCGCTGAACGTCAAGGCGATGACGCGGATGTGTCGCGCGGTGCTACCCGGAATGGTCGCGCGCGGCGGCGGTGCGATCATCAATATGTCTTCGGTCGCATCCAGCGTGAAGGGCGTGCCCAACCGCTTCGCCTATTCGGTGTCGAAGGCGGCGGTGATCGGACTGACCAAGTCGGTCGCAGCGGATTTCGTGGACAAGAATATCAGGGTCACGGCGATCTGCCCCGGCACGGTCGAGACGCCATCGTTGCACGACCGGCTGGGCGCCGGGGGCGATTACGAAGGCGCCCGCGCGGCGTTCATCGCGCGCCAGCCGATCGGACGGATCGGCCAACCGGAGGAGATTGCCGATCTCGTTGTCTATCTTGCCGGTGCTACCTATACCACCGGGCAAGTCCAGATCATCGACGGCGGCTGGGCGCTATGA
- a CDS encoding ABC transporter permease — MSRIDWRRHFGLREAGVYYALLILLGILAAMAQARGLPNYLTAQNLGNIGYQASLVGIMGVAMTVMLITGAFDLSVASVAALAAAILVGLAPQIGFPLAALAALITAAGIGLLNGAIVQFVGINAFIVTLGTLTAVRGLVLVLTDGRSLMVERADTLAQMLAFESTRVPVFWALLLIAAALCALGLTRRQPLVIGSGIVVAVLALLAGPAFSVAAPVVYLAIFTALVWAVLKFTVIGRNIYAVGGNAEAARLSGINVHAYKLGAFILSGLAAGFAGILFGCRLGAINPTALQGTELTVIAAAILGGTSLFGGAGSVVKTVVGALLLFTLTNGFNVLNLGASYQGLIEGVVVIAAAAIYTIGGERKRTRRVPAEASPVLETMPVPPSGAPV; from the coding sequence GTGAGCAGGATCGATTGGCGACGACATTTCGGGTTGCGTGAGGCGGGGGTCTATTACGCGCTGCTGATCCTGCTCGGTATCCTCGCGGCGATGGCACAGGCGCGCGGCCTGCCGAATTACCTGACGGCGCAAAATCTCGGCAATATCGGCTATCAGGCGTCGCTGGTCGGCATTATGGGCGTCGCGATGACGGTGATGCTGATCACCGGTGCGTTCGATCTGTCCGTCGCTTCGGTTGCGGCGCTCGCCGCGGCGATACTGGTCGGACTGGCGCCGCAGATCGGCTTTCCGCTCGCCGCCCTGGCCGCGCTGATCACGGCCGCCGGCATCGGACTGCTTAACGGCGCGATCGTCCAGTTCGTCGGAATCAATGCGTTCATCGTCACGCTCGGCACGTTGACGGCGGTGCGCGGACTGGTGCTGGTGCTCACCGACGGCCGGTCGCTGATGGTCGAAAGGGCCGATACGCTGGCGCAAATGCTGGCGTTCGAAAGCACGCGCGTGCCGGTATTCTGGGCACTATTGCTGATCGCTGCCGCGCTATGCGCGCTGGGCCTGACCAGGCGTCAGCCGCTGGTGATCGGCAGCGGTATCGTGGTGGCGGTTCTCGCCTTGCTCGCCGGCCCGGCCTTCTCCGTCGCGGCGCCGGTCGTGTATCTCGCGATCTTCACGGCGCTCGTCTGGGCGGTGCTGAAATTCACCGTGATCGGGCGGAATATCTATGCGGTTGGCGGAAATGCCGAGGCGGCACGGCTGTCGGGGATCAACGTCCATGCCTACAAGCTCGGCGCATTCATCCTGTCGGGGCTGGCGGCGGGGTTCGCCGGCATCCTGTTCGGTTGCCGGCTCGGCGCGATCAACCCGACCGCGTTGCAGGGCACCGAACTGACCGTCATCGCCGCGGCGATCCTCGGCGGAACGTCTCTGTTCGGCGGCGCAGGCAGCGTGGTCAAGACGGTGGTCGGCGCATTGCTGCTGTTCACGCTGACCAACGGGTTCAACGTGCTCAATCTGGGGGCCAGCTATCAGGGCCTGATCGAGGGCGTCGTCGTGATCGCGGCGGCGGCGATCTACACGATCGGTGGCGAGCGCAAGCGGACGCGTCGGGTGCCAGCCGAGGCGTCGCCCGTGCTCGAAACGATGCCGGTGCCGCCGTCCGGGGCGCCGGTATGA
- a CDS encoding extracellular solute-binding protein: MTSLRIAVRRFDPFAKAIAAQFADFVATTGSDATLDAVELDLNPLHQATIGDRGLATGAWDIAFLNTDWLAEAVADDLLEDLAPHLDRQPIAGFPEDWSPSLTGLQRFAGGFWGMPYHDGPQCLVYRKDLIATPPATWDEFHACARGLQKPAQDRYGTVLALFPDGHNSFYDFCIHVWSRGGELFDEDGQIDLTSPQAVDALDFLRGLARDPDAIAPGCAAMDSVASGMAFAAGKVALMANWFGFAAYCDTSADSKVAGLVDVAPLPAGPGGTSVSLNVFWVLAIGTGSRHKSLAWAFLRHCATAAMDRLTTTSGAIGVRRSTWNDPEINATIPYYHRLEWLHEHAREMPVTPDLARISHIVDDLITAAVATDRATADLLAEAQSRALTPARAGAAL; this comes from the coding sequence ATGACAAGCTTGCGCATCGCGGTCCGGCGTTTCGATCCGTTTGCGAAAGCGATCGCCGCGCAATTCGCCGACTTCGTCGCGACGACAGGCAGCGACGCGACGCTCGATGCCGTCGAGCTTGACCTGAACCCGCTGCATCAGGCGACGATTGGAGATCGCGGCCTGGCGACCGGCGCGTGGGACATCGCGTTCCTGAATACCGACTGGCTCGCCGAGGCGGTCGCCGACGATCTGCTGGAGGATCTCGCGCCACATCTCGATCGGCAACCGATCGCCGGTTTCCCGGAGGATTGGAGCCCGTCTTTGACCGGATTGCAGCGCTTCGCCGGGGGCTTCTGGGGCATGCCGTATCATGACGGGCCGCAATGTCTGGTGTATCGCAAGGATCTGATCGCCACGCCGCCCGCGACTTGGGACGAATTCCACGCCTGCGCCCGCGGGCTGCAGAAGCCGGCGCAAGACCGCTACGGGACGGTGCTTGCGCTCTTTCCCGACGGTCATAACAGCTTCTACGATTTCTGCATTCACGTTTGGTCGCGCGGGGGCGAGCTGTTCGACGAGGACGGACAGATCGACCTGACCTCGCCGCAGGCGGTCGATGCATTGGATTTCCTGCGTGGGCTCGCACGTGATCCGGATGCGATCGCGCCGGGCTGTGCGGCGATGGACAGCGTCGCATCGGGCATGGCCTTTGCCGCGGGCAAGGTCGCGCTGATGGCGAACTGGTTCGGCTTCGCCGCCTATTGCGACACCTCCGCGGACAGCAAGGTCGCAGGACTGGTCGATGTCGCACCTTTGCCCGCCGGACCGGGTGGGACCAGCGTGTCGCTCAACGTCTTCTGGGTGTTGGCGATCGGCACGGGCTCGCGTCACAAATCGCTCGCCTGGGCATTTCTGCGTCATTGCGCGACTGCGGCGATGGACCGGCTGACGACGACGTCCGGTGCGATCGGCGTACGGCGGTCGACCTGGAACGATCCCGAGATTAACGCGACAATTCCCTATTATCACCGGCTCGAATGGTTGCACGAACATGCTCGCGAGATGCCGGTAACGCCCGATCTTGCGCGGATCAGCCATATCGTCGACGATCTGATCACGGCGGCGGTCGCCACGGACCGTGCGACGGCCGATCTGCTTGCCGAGGCCCAGTCTCGAGCCCTGACACCAGCTCGTGCGGGGGCGGCCCTATGA
- a CDS encoding beta-galactosidase — MRRFLALLAACVAAPALAQAPAPKAASERLWLGSAWYPEQWPEDRWAEDLRLMKAHGANVVRIGEYAWSRIEPEEGKFDLDWLRRAVRLAAKYDLKVVVGTPTDTPPAWLTQKYPDTLRVDTNGVPAGHGGRRQFSISSPRYRDMARAVVAQMADAVGREPNVIGWQIGNEHTDESYDPAARDAWHAWLKAKYGTLDAMNDKWATAYWSQTYSRWDQIPFNAGGGNPGWMLDLKRFITSQWVAFQSNQADVLRAKIPARAFITTNLGGLGWANRFDRYAINRDLDLASWDDYVGTGHLDAYRNGAVNDLARGWKRQNFWVMETQPGFVNWAPVSNMLYPGETRALAWQTVGHGADAVLFWQWRNALNGQETMHGSIVGPDGKPLPIYAEAAQIGRDFAKASPALAGTSPDAQVAILQDYDSRWAIDFQPLTKDYDQIGVLLNYYRPLKDAVGAVDVVSAYAPLDRYKLVVAPSLNVIPDALAKRLADYVRKGGRLILGPRSGMKDEFNRLDTVRQPGPLGNFLGAQVEQFYALDETVAVDGGTASIWAEDLSTAAPDTKVLLRYGKANGWLDGHAAAVTRTVGKGRISYHGAVFDKIVTKDLIDTALAEARITRDFATPADVELMTREGSGRRIVILINHGRTAQRVALPTAMSDILNGGTIAAVDLPRGRRRTATSGDWSETMKRFLKTLLLGATMTGAVPLHASPIVQAATADANDTLYPMDFKAGPVGRQLAKVDRGTASGPFRPNWESLKAIRVPEWFRDAKFGIFLHWGPYAVPGFLTEWYSRNMYEPGNVAYTFHRNVFGPQSSFGYKDFIPKFTADKFDAAKWVTLFQDAGARYIMPVAEHCDGFAMYDSDMTDWNAVRMGPKQDTARALMTAARAQGLHFGLSSHRAEHWWWYGVGRDYDSDVRDPRYAGLYGPAAPMRIGDEKGKGMPDGAHLENWNPPSKQFLDDWLARTTEIIDKYDPEIIYLDWWTAAPAFEPYLQRFAAYYYNAARKKGYSPSIAYKGSQFAPGTALYDVERGKLDALRLEPWQTDTSISTKSWGYIQDDDYKSPKSLVQDLVDIVSKNGNLMLNVGPRADGTIPDQAQAVLRDIGAWLKVNGEAIYGTRPWKYFGEGPTAIVTGEKSEAQNKGWKAEDIRFTTKNGALYAIGMERPTDGVVRIKTLYAGSRYLDRGIADVRLLGGGAVAWRQTPSGMEATLPADAGKTMPYVLRIGFAR; from the coding sequence ATGAGGCGCTTTCTCGCCCTGCTGGCGGCGTGCGTCGCGGCACCGGCACTCGCGCAGGCGCCCGCACCGAAGGCCGCGTCCGAACGGCTGTGGCTCGGATCCGCCTGGTATCCCGAACAATGGCCCGAGGATCGCTGGGCGGAGGATCTTCGCCTGATGAAGGCGCATGGCGCGAACGTCGTGCGGATCGGCGAATATGCCTGGAGCCGGATCGAACCGGAGGAAGGCAAGTTCGACCTCGACTGGCTCCGCCGCGCAGTGCGGCTGGCGGCAAAATATGACTTGAAGGTCGTGGTCGGTACGCCAACCGATACGCCGCCTGCGTGGCTGACGCAGAAATATCCCGATACGTTGCGCGTCGATACGAACGGCGTGCCGGCGGGGCATGGCGGGCGACGGCAATTCTCGATCTCGTCGCCGCGCTACCGCGACATGGCCCGCGCGGTCGTCGCGCAGATGGCGGATGCCGTTGGCCGCGAACCGAACGTCATCGGCTGGCAGATCGGCAACGAACACACCGATGAGAGCTACGATCCGGCGGCGCGCGATGCGTGGCATGCGTGGCTGAAGGCGAAATACGGCACGCTCGACGCAATGAACGATAAGTGGGCGACGGCCTATTGGTCGCAAACCTATTCGCGCTGGGATCAAATACCGTTCAACGCAGGTGGCGGAAACCCGGGCTGGATGCTGGACCTGAAACGTTTCATCACCAGCCAGTGGGTCGCGTTCCAAAGTAATCAGGCGGACGTGCTGCGCGCGAAGATACCCGCCCGCGCCTTCATCACCACCAATCTGGGCGGGCTGGGCTGGGCCAACCGCTTCGATCGCTATGCCATCAACCGCGATCTCGACCTTGCATCGTGGGACGATTATGTCGGCACCGGGCATCTCGACGCGTATCGCAACGGCGCGGTCAACGATCTGGCGCGCGGCTGGAAACGCCAGAACTTCTGGGTGATGGAGACGCAGCCCGGCTTCGTGAACTGGGCGCCCGTCAGCAACATGCTGTACCCCGGAGAGACGCGCGCACTTGCGTGGCAAACGGTCGGCCACGGCGCCGATGCAGTGTTGTTCTGGCAGTGGCGCAACGCCCTGAACGGGCAGGAAACGATGCATGGTTCGATCGTCGGACCGGACGGCAAGCCGTTGCCCATCTATGCCGAGGCCGCGCAGATCGGACGCGATTTCGCCAAGGCATCGCCTGCACTGGCCGGCACCTCGCCCGATGCGCAGGTGGCTATTCTGCAGGACTATGACAGCCGCTGGGCGATCGACTTCCAGCCATTGACCAAGGACTACGACCAGATCGGCGTGCTGCTGAATTACTATCGCCCGTTGAAGGATGCGGTCGGCGCGGTGGATGTCGTATCGGCCTATGCGCCGCTCGATCGTTACAAGCTGGTCGTCGCGCCCAGCCTCAATGTCATTCCCGACGCGCTGGCGAAGCGGCTGGCGGACTATGTCCGCAAGGGCGGGCGCCTTATTCTCGGGCCGCGATCGGGAATGAAGGACGAGTTCAACCGCCTCGATACTGTGCGCCAGCCGGGCCCGCTCGGCAATTTTTTGGGCGCGCAGGTCGAGCAATTCTACGCGCTGGACGAGACCGTTGCCGTCGATGGCGGAACGGCCAGCATCTGGGCGGAAGACCTCTCCACGGCCGCGCCCGATACCAAGGTGCTGTTGCGTTACGGGAAGGCGAACGGTTGGCTTGACGGCCACGCGGCGGCGGTCACTCGCACGGTCGGCAAGGGCCGGATCAGCTATCATGGGGCGGTGTTCGACAAGATCGTCACCAAGGACCTGATAGACACGGCGCTTGCCGAGGCACGCATCACACGGGATTTCGCCACGCCCGCAGACGTCGAATTGATGACGCGAGAAGGCTCCGGCCGACGCATCGTCATTCTGATCAACCACGGGCGCACCGCGCAACGCGTCGCGCTGCCGACCGCCATGTCCGACATCCTGAACGGCGGCACGATCGCCGCCGTCGACCTTCCCCGAGGGCGTCGCCGTACTGCAACGTCCGGCGACTGGAGCGAAACGATGAAGCGATTTCTAAAAACTTTATTGCTCGGCGCGACGATGACGGGTGCGGTGCCGCTACATGCTTCGCCGATCGTTCAAGCCGCGACCGCCGATGCGAACGACACGCTCTACCCGATGGATTTCAAGGCGGGGCCGGTCGGACGCCAGCTGGCGAAGGTCGATCGCGGAACCGCAAGCGGTCCGTTCCGCCCCAATTGGGAATCGCTCAAGGCGATCCGCGTGCCCGAATGGTTCCGCGACGCGAAGTTCGGCATCTTCCTGCATTGGGGCCCCTATGCCGTGCCGGGCTTCCTCACCGAATGGTATTCGCGCAACATGTATGAGCCTGGCAACGTGGCCTATACATTTCATCGCAACGTGTTCGGGCCGCAATCCAGCTTCGGCTATAAGGATTTCATCCCGAAATTCACCGCCGACAAGTTCGACGCGGCGAAATGGGTCACGCTCTTTCAGGACGCGGGCGCGCGCTACATCATGCCGGTCGCCGAACATTGCGATGGCTTTGCAATGTACGATTCCGACATGACCGACTGGAACGCGGTCAGGATGGGCCCGAAACAGGACACTGCCCGCGCCCTGATGACGGCGGCGCGCGCGCAGGGACTGCACTTCGGCCTGTCGTCGCACCGGGCGGAGCATTGGTGGTGGTACGGCGTCGGCCGCGACTATGACAGCGACGTGCGCGACCCTCGCTATGCCGGGCTGTACGGCCCCGCCGCCCCGATGCGGATTGGCGATGAAAAGGGCAAGGGCATGCCCGATGGCGCGCATCTCGAAAACTGGAACCCGCCGAGCAAGCAATTCCTCGACGATTGGCTCGCGCGCACGACCGAGATTATCGACAAATACGATCCGGAGATCATCTATCTCGACTGGTGGACCGCCGCGCCCGCGTTCGAACCCTATCTCCAGCGTTTCGCGGCCTATTACTACAATGCCGCGCGCAAGAAGGGCTACAGCCCGTCGATCGCGTATAAGGGGTCTCAGTTCGCCCCGGGTACTGCCCTCTACGATGTCGAGCGTGGCAAGCTCGACGCCCTGCGGCTCGAGCCGTGGCAGACCGACACGTCGATCTCGACCAAGAGCTGGGGCTATATACAGGACGACGACTATAAGTCGCCGAAGTCGCTGGTGCAGGACCTGGTCGATATCGTTTCCAAGAACGGTAATCTGATGCTGAACGTCGGCCCACGCGCGGACGGCACGATTCCCGACCAGGCCCAGGCGGTGCTGCGGGATATCGGCGCCTGGCTGAAGGTGAATGGCGAGGCGATCTACGGCACGCGCCCGTGGAAGTATTTCGGCGAAGGCCCGACAGCGATCGTCACCGGCGAGAAGTCCGAAGCGCAGAACAAGGGCTGGAAGGCGGAGGACATTCGCTTCACCACGAAGAACGGCGCGTTGTACGCGATCGGGATGGAGCGCCCGACGGACGGTGTCGTGCGGATCAAGACGCTGTACGCCGGCTCGCGCTATCTCGATCGCGGGATAGCGGACGTGCGGCTGCTGGGCGGCGGGGCGGTCGCATGGCGGCAGACTCCGTCCGGCATGGAAGCCACGCTGCCGGCCGATGCGGGCAAGACCATGCCCTATGTCCTGCGCATCGGATTTGCCCGATGA